GGCTGGAGCAACGCTTCGGCGTCCGTCTCTTCCAGCGCTCGACACGGGTCCTGTCGCTCACGCAGGAAGGCGCCGCCTACTACGAACGCATCGCGCCGCTGCTGCGTGCGCTCGCCGAGGCGAGCGACGTGATACAGCCCGCCGGCATCGCGCAAGGAATGCTGCGCATCACAGCGCCCGGTGATCTCGGGCGAATTCTTCTGGAGCCGTTGGTCGGCAGGTTCCTGCCCAGGCATCCCGGCCTGAAGCTGGAGATGAGCCTTGCCGACCGGCACGTCGACCTGATCCGCGAGGGCTACGACATCGCGATCCGCGCAGGGCAGGTCGCCGACTCCGACCTCACCGCGCGACGCCTCGCCGACATGCCGCTCGTGCTGGTGGCGTCACCCGGATACTTGGCACGCCGCGGCACGCCCGATTCGATCGATGCCCTGAGCGGTCACGCGCACGTGCGCTACATGCTGGGCGGCAAGGCATTTCCGATCCGCTTCGCCGATGGCAGCGTGCTGAACCCGGCCGGCGTGTTCGACACGGACAACAGCGTTGCGCTGCGCATCGCGGCGCTGGGCGATCTGGGCGTCATTCAGATCCTGCGGTTGTTCGTGCAGGACGACATCGATGCGGGGCGCCTGGTGCCCGTGCTGCCGTTGCAGCCGCTGCCGCTCGTCACCATCTCGGCCCTGCATGCCTTCGGACGACAGGCGCCGGCACGTGCGCGGCTTTTCATCGAGTT
This region of Variovorax sp. RKNM96 genomic DNA includes:
- a CDS encoding LysR family transcriptional regulator, with the translated sequence MNVLDHAPGLVAFASSVEAGSFSAAARRLGTSPSAVSKGVARLEQRFGVRLFQRSTRVLSLTQEGAAYYERIAPLLRALAEASDVIQPAGIAQGMLRITAPGDLGRILLEPLVGRFLPRHPGLKLEMSLADRHVDLIREGYDIAIRAGQVADSDLTARRLADMPLVLVASPGYLARRGTPDSIDALSGHAHVRYMLGGKAFPIRFADGSVLNPAGVFDTDNSVALRIAALGDLGVIQILRLFVQDDIDAGRLVPVLPLQPLPLVTISALHAFGRQAPARARLFIEFLTAELERLS